A section of the Spirosoma pollinicola genome encodes:
- a CDS encoding DUF4249 domain-containing protein, which translates to MHSSVKGLLAIATVICLLLSCVDPEELILRGTVDIIVVDGTVTNLAEPQVIRINRSRADPLTGRFGVLPITKAVVQVIVDSAQVIDCHETVDGTYQLPSDFKGQIGHAYQLQFTLSNGTHYASTQQIMPLVPAIDRAQVVFNKTSLPLGLYPNNFRSGYDILLYTQDPPNERNRYRWDWTLYEKQKWCRSCYRTVYIDSTQQSYIQNGVYVTVKKGVEDCVEPVSKPNGDFYNDYACRTACWDIIRNYPLSLFDDQLTNGGLLAGRNVAQVPLLTRQPALLVLRQLSLTPDAYRYFDLFRQQTQNSGGLADTPPTALIGNIRNQANTREAVVGFFTATAVSTSRTWLDKKDATTIPLGSYDDLGNIVQFEDELFFALIRRQPSAGSGVPLTPGGADRTITAPCIPGDNRTPFKPEGWQN; encoded by the coding sequence ATGCATTCGTCAGTCAAAGGTCTGCTCGCCATTGCAACGGTAATCTGTCTATTACTTTCCTGTGTCGACCCGGAAGAACTGATCCTGCGCGGTACGGTAGACATTATTGTTGTGGATGGAACGGTCACCAATCTGGCTGAACCCCAGGTGATTCGCATAAACCGGTCCCGCGCGGACCCGCTTACCGGGCGGTTTGGTGTACTCCCCATCACCAAAGCCGTCGTTCAGGTCATTGTTGATTCAGCCCAGGTAATCGACTGTCACGAGACGGTAGATGGTACGTATCAATTACCGAGCGATTTCAAGGGGCAGATCGGCCACGCGTATCAGCTTCAATTTACACTCAGTAACGGCACACACTACGCATCTACCCAGCAGATCATGCCGCTAGTACCAGCTATTGATCGGGCACAGGTGGTCTTTAACAAAACCAGTTTACCGCTGGGTCTATATCCCAATAATTTCAGGTCGGGCTACGATATTCTCCTGTACACACAGGACCCGCCCAATGAACGAAATCGGTATCGGTGGGACTGGACACTGTATGAAAAACAGAAATGGTGCCGGAGTTGCTATAGAACCGTTTACATCGACTCAACACAACAGTCTTATATCCAAAACGGTGTATATGTTACAGTTAAGAAGGGAGTCGAAGATTGTGTTGAACCAGTATCAAAACCCAACGGCGATTTTTATAATGATTATGCATGCCGCACGGCCTGTTGGGACATCATTCGTAACTATCCGCTCAGTCTGTTCGATGACCAGCTTACGAATGGAGGTTTGCTCGCGGGTCGCAACGTGGCTCAGGTTCCGCTTCTCACCCGTCAGCCCGCTCTGCTTGTTCTCCGCCAGTTGTCGCTTACACCAGACGCCTACCGGTATTTTGATCTCTTCCGGCAACAGACCCAAAATTCGGGCGGCCTTGCCGATACACCGCCAACGGCTCTGATTGGGAATATTCGTAATCAGGCAAACACTCGCGAGGCCGTCGTTGGTTTTTTTACCGCCACTGCCGTGTCGACCAGCCGAACCTGGCTCGATAAGAAAGATGCGACAACGATACCACTAGGGTCTTATGATGATCTGGGTAACATTGTCCAGTTCGAGGATGAATTATTTTTCGCCTTAATTCGTCGGCAACCCAGTGCTGGATCAGGTGTTCCGCTCACGCCCGGTGGAGCCGATCGAACCATAACGGCGCCCTGTATTCCCGGCGACAATCGAACGCCGTTTAAACCGGAAGGCTGGCAGAATTGA
- a CDS encoding SusC/RagA family TonB-linked outer membrane protein, with protein sequence MKHALRQAYRTLPLFILSWLLCLGAFAQERKISGRITDGNDNSGLPGANVVVKGTQTGVVTDANGQFSLNVAANRDVLTISAIGYASQEVTIGSRTALAIALAPDIKTLNEVVVTGYGAQAKRDITGAVATVDTKQLLSVPATNVGQALQGRVAGVQVGNENAPGGGVMVRIRGFGTINDNSPLYVIDGVPTKGNLNTLNLNDVESMQILKDASAASIYGSRAGNGVVIITTKKGKAGKPKFTYDTYYGSQRHGKLLDMLNTQEYAQLIWESRINSGVVGANGNPVHSQFGNGATPVIPDFVLPSGASASDPRLARNPDGTYVNYNNDISSSKFLLITPANKTGTNWLEEIFKTAPIQNHQLGVSGGSETGRYAMSLNYFNQDGIMKYTGYKRYSLRANTEFNINKRVRVGQNFQVAYGERIGQPNGNNAESNPVSFAYRIQPIIPVYDVAGNFAGTRGGDLDNANNPMALLYRNKDNVQKEMRLFGNAYAEVDILPNLTARTSFGIDYNLFNYRNYTIRDIESAEARGSNTLTTNNSYEWTWTWYNTLTYNINLGDRHRFNVIAGTESIKSYFEFFDASRTNFAVDDIENRYLSAGTGVQTNNGGASNWRLASEFAKLNYALDDKYLIDLTVRRDRSSRFAPEFRSAVFPAASVGWRVSKENFFKPLTLINDLKFRAGLGQTGNQEIGNYNSYTQFSTNPATSFYDINGTRTSAIPGYELTQFGNAKAKWETTTSLNIGFDALLLKNKLSIGFDWYTRTTSDMLFPVQAPLTQGVATVPFQNIGSMRNRGVDLMINYGDKIGNSGLSYNVGANFSTYRNVVTKTNGDPSTQYFGINDERIQNFVVTQQGSPLASFFGYTIDGIFQTNEEAKAAPVQFGNAASENVAGRFKFRDINGDGVINTKDLSIIGSPHPKFTYGLNVNLNYKNFGLTLFGQGVQGNQIFNYTKYWTDFPTFGGNRSSRMLYQSWRPGATDAILPQLRSSDQVSIQPSTYYLESGSYFRMKNIQLTYQLPKLLLSKLGLSATSVYIQGQNLFTATKYSGMDPEVNLRAYSSGNDRQIGVDGGSYPVAKTVLVGLNLAF encoded by the coding sequence ATGAAACACGCTTTACGACAAGCGTACCGCACGTTGCCTCTGTTTATACTCAGTTGGCTTCTGTGCCTGGGTGCTTTTGCCCAGGAACGCAAAATTTCCGGTCGTATTACCGACGGAAACGACAACAGTGGTTTACCCGGTGCCAACGTCGTGGTAAAGGGAACGCAAACGGGTGTTGTGACAGATGCCAATGGGCAATTTTCACTGAACGTAGCCGCAAATCGCGATGTACTCACCATTTCGGCTATTGGCTATGCCTCGCAGGAGGTGACCATTGGTTCGCGCACTGCGCTGGCTATCGCCCTGGCTCCCGACATCAAGACGCTGAATGAAGTAGTTGTTACGGGTTATGGCGCACAGGCTAAACGCGACATTACGGGGGCGGTTGCTACGGTCGATACCAAGCAACTCCTGTCCGTTCCGGCAACGAACGTTGGGCAGGCACTTCAGGGTCGCGTGGCGGGGGTACAGGTTGGTAACGAAAACGCACCGGGTGGTGGCGTCATGGTTCGTATCCGTGGTTTCGGTACCATCAACGACAACTCCCCCCTCTATGTTATTGACGGTGTACCCACCAAAGGAAACCTTAACACCTTGAATCTCAATGATGTTGAGAGTATGCAAATCCTGAAGGATGCCTCTGCTGCGTCTATCTATGGGTCGCGGGCCGGTAATGGTGTGGTCATTATTACGACCAAGAAAGGAAAAGCCGGTAAGCCTAAATTCACCTACGACACCTACTATGGCTCGCAGCGGCACGGCAAATTGCTCGACATGCTCAACACACAGGAGTACGCTCAGCTAATCTGGGAATCCCGGATTAACTCTGGTGTGGTGGGTGCCAACGGGAATCCCGTTCATTCGCAGTTTGGCAATGGCGCAACGCCCGTTATACCTGATTTTGTCCTGCCAAGTGGCGCATCAGCCAGCGACCCTCGCCTGGCCCGCAACCCCGACGGCACGTATGTTAATTACAACAACGACATCAGTTCCTCGAAATTTCTGCTGATTACGCCAGCCAATAAAACGGGCACTAACTGGCTTGAAGAGATTTTCAAAACGGCTCCGATCCAGAACCACCAACTGGGCGTTTCGGGTGGTAGCGAGACGGGTCGGTATGCCATGTCGCTGAACTACTTCAATCAGGACGGTATCATGAAATATACCGGCTATAAGCGGTATTCGCTTCGGGCCAACACGGAGTTCAACATTAACAAACGCGTGCGTGTTGGTCAAAATTTCCAGGTGGCCTATGGCGAACGGATTGGTCAGCCCAATGGCAATAACGCCGAGAGCAATCCCGTTTCGTTTGCCTATCGGATTCAGCCGATCATTCCGGTGTATGACGTAGCCGGAAATTTTGCCGGTACGCGCGGTGGCGATCTCGATAATGCCAACAACCCGATGGCACTGTTGTATCGGAACAAAGACAATGTACAGAAGGAAATGCGCTTGTTCGGCAACGCCTATGCCGAGGTCGACATTCTCCCGAATCTGACGGCTCGTACCAGTTTCGGTATTGACTATAACCTGTTCAATTACCGAAACTACACGATTCGCGACATCGAATCGGCCGAAGCGCGTGGCTCCAATACCTTAACGACTAACAACAGCTACGAGTGGACCTGGACCTGGTACAACACCCTGACCTATAACATAAATCTGGGAGACCGCCACCGTTTCAACGTCATAGCGGGTACCGAGTCGATCAAAAGCTATTTTGAGTTCTTTGATGCCAGCCGTACCAACTTCGCCGTAGACGACATCGAAAACCGCTACCTCAGCGCCGGTACGGGGGTGCAGACCAACAATGGTGGCGCATCGAACTGGCGGCTGGCTTCGGAATTCGCTAAACTCAACTACGCTCTGGACGATAAATACCTGATTGACCTGACCGTACGTCGCGACCGCTCTTCGCGCTTCGCGCCCGAGTTCCGGTCGGCGGTGTTTCCGGCTGCCAGTGTCGGCTGGCGTGTATCCAAAGAAAACTTCTTTAAGCCGCTCACCCTCATTAATGACCTGAAATTCAGGGCGGGCCTGGGCCAGACAGGTAACCAGGAAATTGGTAACTATAACTCCTATACGCAGTTCAGCACCAACCCGGCCACTTCATTTTATGACATCAACGGCACTCGCACATCAGCCATTCCGGGTTATGAGCTGACGCAGTTTGGTAACGCGAAAGCCAAGTGGGAAACCACGACCAGTTTGAACATTGGCTTCGACGCCTTATTGCTCAAAAACAAACTGAGCATAGGTTTCGACTGGTATACCCGCACCACCTCAGATATGCTCTTCCCGGTGCAGGCTCCTCTTACGCAGGGCGTGGCTACGGTTCCTTTTCAGAACATCGGTTCGATGCGCAACCGGGGTGTTGATCTGATGATTAACTACGGCGACAAAATCGGTAACAGCGGTTTAAGTTATAATGTAGGAGCCAACTTCAGTACCTACCGTAACGTAGTTACGAAAACTAACGGCGACCCAAGCACGCAGTACTTTGGTATCAATGACGAGCGGATTCAGAACTTCGTTGTTACGCAGCAGGGCTCGCCCCTCGCGTCCTTCTTCGGCTACACAATTGACGGCATTTTCCAGACCAATGAAGAAGCAAAAGCCGCTCCTGTACAGTTTGGCAATGCCGCTTCGGAAAATGTGGCCGGTCGGTTCAAATTCCGCGACATCAACGGCGATGGGGTTATCAATACCAAAGACCTCAGCATCATTGGCAGCCCGCACCCCAAATTCACCTATGGCCTGAATGTAAATCTGAATTACAAGAACTTCGGGCTTACGCTGTTTGGTCAGGGTGTTCAGGGCAATCAGATTTTCAACTACACGAAGTACTGGACAGATTTCCCAACCTTTGGCGGCAACCGCAGTAGCCGGATGCTGTATCAGTCATGGCGTCCCGGCGCAACAGATGCCATCCTGCCGCAGCTTCGGTCGAGCGACCAGGTTAGTATTCAGCCGTCGACCTACTACCTCGAAAGTGGTTCGTATTTCCGGATGAAAAACATCCAGCTAACGTACCAACTACCAAAGTTACTGCTGTCGAAACTGGGCTTATCGGCCACGTCGGTTTACATACAGGGGCAAAACCTGTTCACGGCAACGAAGTACTCAGGCATGGACCCCGAAGTTAATCTGCGCGCTTATTCGTCGGGCAACGACCGCCAGATTGGCGTTGATGGCGGATCATACCCAGTAGCGAAAACGGTATTGGTAGGTCTGAATCTAGCTTTTTAA
- a CDS encoding DUF4249 domain-containing protein, giving the protein MRPFLLLFVLCSCLGLFTCVDPIESTVNSSLNVLIVDGTITDVAETQVIRLNRSQADVLSGRFGYVPVTRAVVQLVIDSVTVVVAEETTDGRYQLPSDFRGQTGHVYQLKFTLLDGAHYESTPEVLQPVAAIGQVRAVFNPTSLTVTERLNNIYTAAHDFYVDFTDPADQANFYRWEWRDWERQEWCRSCNRGLYQIRDAQGNLIEDCVSANLNSSFPNYDYNCRTACWEILYSNNLVLFDDQFSNGNSVKGLLIGRVPLYSKEACLVELRQSSLTKNAHEYLKRLDEQTQATGGVAAGQPALLVGNVQNVAKKNEPVVGYFTVSSVSVVRYWLSRSDASGIAPGLFDALNGHAPINEPATGRDRPPLAVCVSSDTRTPYKPVGWRD; this is encoded by the coding sequence ATGCGTCCTTTCCTTCTTCTGTTTGTCCTTTGTAGTTGTCTGGGCCTGTTTACCTGTGTGGATCCTATTGAATCCACAGTCAATAGTTCACTGAATGTGTTGATTGTGGACGGCACTATTACGGATGTAGCCGAGACACAAGTTATTCGCCTTAATCGCTCCCAGGCGGATGTGCTCAGCGGTCGATTCGGGTATGTGCCCGTCACCCGGGCCGTCGTACAGCTAGTGATTGATTCCGTAACCGTTGTCGTGGCCGAAGAAACCACCGATGGCCGCTATCAGCTACCCAGTGACTTTCGAGGGCAAACAGGCCATGTCTATCAGCTTAAGTTCACCTTGTTGGATGGTGCCCACTACGAATCAACTCCAGAGGTACTTCAGCCGGTGGCAGCCATCGGGCAAGTTCGCGCTGTGTTTAACCCCACTAGTTTAACCGTCACAGAGCGGTTAAATAATATCTACACAGCCGCTCATGATTTCTATGTGGATTTTACCGATCCGGCAGATCAAGCCAATTTTTATCGGTGGGAATGGCGGGATTGGGAACGCCAGGAGTGGTGCCGAAGCTGCAACCGGGGACTCTACCAAATCCGGGATGCTCAAGGCAATTTAATCGAAGATTGTGTAAGCGCTAATCTTAATTCGTCTTTCCCCAATTACGATTACAATTGTCGAACGGCCTGTTGGGAAATTCTCTACAGCAATAATCTGGTTTTATTCGATGATCAGTTCAGCAATGGCAATTCGGTAAAGGGGTTGCTCATTGGCCGGGTACCGCTGTATTCGAAAGAGGCTTGCCTGGTTGAGCTTAGACAAAGCTCATTAACCAAAAATGCCCATGAATACCTGAAACGATTGGACGAGCAGACCCAGGCTACAGGTGGTGTGGCCGCCGGGCAGCCTGCCCTGTTAGTGGGTAACGTGCAGAATGTGGCGAAGAAAAATGAACCTGTGGTGGGTTATTTCACCGTATCGAGTGTGTCTGTTGTTCGGTACTGGTTAAGCCGAAGTGATGCGAGTGGTATCGCCCCTGGCTTATTTGATGCTCTGAACGGGCATGCACCCATCAATGAACCAGCAACCGGTCGGGATCGCCCCCCCCTGGCCGTTTGTGTATCGAGTGACACCCGAACGCCCTATAAGCCAGTAGGCTGGCGAGACTAA
- a CDS encoding type II toxin-antitoxin system VapC family toxin yields MKVDLMNGFKSAFLDTAPFIYLIEGHLQFAPVVKDILIYCQNHAVVVTTSVLTGLEFKTKPLRANRLDVLSAFDELISVSHINVVSITAEIIHEALILQTQLLSLRAMDSMQLGAAVVHQCDVFITNDKRLASITKPQIITLDQWK; encoded by the coding sequence ATGAAAGTCGATCTAATGAACGGTTTTAAATCAGCTTTTCTAGACACAGCCCCGTTCATCTACTTGATTGAAGGTCATTTGCAATTTGCACCTGTTGTAAAAGACATTCTTATTTATTGTCAAAACCACGCCGTTGTTGTAACAACCTCTGTTCTTACCGGGTTAGAGTTTAAAACAAAACCCTTACGTGCAAACCGTTTGGATGTATTAAGCGCATTTGACGAGCTTATTTCGGTCTCGCATATAAATGTCGTTTCGATCACAGCCGAAATTATTCACGAAGCACTTATCCTACAAACACAATTACTTAGTTTAAGAGCGATGGATTCTATGCAACTTGGTGCAGCAGTCGTTCACCAATGCGATGTGTTCATTACCAATGATAAACGACTGGCTTCAATTACTAAACCCCAAATTATTACACTTGACCAATGGAAGTAA
- a CDS encoding phospho-sugar mutase, with translation MEVTLDSPTQQRVDQWLGGNYDAATKETIQHLIDSGNITELTDSFYRDLEFGTGGLRGILGVGSNRMNRYTVGAATQGLSNYINAAFPGEDISVAIAHDSRRMSPEFARLVADIFSANGIKVYLFSALRPTPELSFAIRQLGCQSGIVVTASHNPPEYNGYKVYWNDGGQVVAPHDKGIIGEVNKITSVEDIKFDGVPERIHLIDEEIDAPYVERVKSNAVNPDVIKRQANLNIVYTPIHGTGITLVPRVLDALGFTNVHIVEEQATPDGNFPTVKSPNPEERAAMQLALDLANKLNADLIMATDPDADRVGAGARNHHGEFELLNGNQMASLIIYYLLNAWKDAGKLNGKEFVAKTIVTTDLIDKMCERYGVNCYNTLTGFKYIAEVIRELEGKEQFIGGGEESYGYLIGDFVRDKDAIASCAIIAELTAYAKDQGKSLFDMLMAMYQENGFYYEALVSITKKGKAGAEEIQQMMADFRANPPKSIAGSAVVRVDDYKALTRLDPKSGQSAAIEAGKMGIESSNVLQFFTEDGTKISARPSGTEPKIKFYVSVVEPLESKEAFDDTYAQLKAKVQKVIDDLQLS, from the coding sequence ATGGAAGTAACCCTTGACTCCCCTACTCAGCAACGCGTTGACCAGTGGCTTGGCGGCAACTACGATGCCGCTACTAAAGAAACGATCCAGCACCTGATCGACTCAGGCAACATTACCGAACTGACCGACTCTTTTTACCGCGATCTTGAATTCGGTACCGGTGGCCTGCGGGGTATTCTGGGCGTTGGCTCGAACCGCATGAACCGCTACACCGTTGGGGCCGCTACGCAGGGGCTTTCCAACTACATCAATGCGGCTTTTCCCGGCGAAGACATCAGCGTGGCTATTGCCCACGACAGCCGCCGGATGAGCCCGGAGTTTGCTCGTCTGGTAGCCGATATTTTTTCGGCCAACGGCATCAAGGTGTACCTGTTCAGCGCCCTGCGCCCCACCCCCGAACTCTCGTTTGCGATTCGGCAACTGGGTTGCCAGAGTGGTATTGTCGTGACGGCGTCGCACAACCCTCCCGAGTACAACGGCTATAAAGTGTACTGGAACGATGGCGGTCAGGTAGTGGCTCCACACGACAAGGGCATCATTGGCGAGGTTAACAAGATTACGTCTGTCGAGGACATCAAATTTGACGGTGTGCCCGAACGGATTCACCTGATCGACGAAGAGATTGACGCGCCTTATGTCGAGCGTGTTAAATCGAACGCCGTTAATCCTGACGTTATTAAACGGCAGGCAAATCTGAACATCGTTTACACGCCAATTCACGGCACTGGCATCACGCTCGTGCCCCGTGTTCTGGATGCGCTGGGCTTTACCAACGTGCACATTGTCGAAGAGCAGGCTACGCCCGATGGCAACTTCCCAACGGTGAAATCGCCAAACCCCGAAGAACGGGCAGCGATGCAACTGGCCCTCGATCTGGCCAACAAACTCAACGCCGATCTGATTATGGCTACCGACCCCGACGCCGACCGTGTGGGCGCCGGAGCCCGCAATCACCACGGCGAATTTGAGTTGCTGAACGGCAACCAGATGGCCAGCCTGATTATTTATTACCTGCTCAACGCCTGGAAAGACGCGGGCAAACTAAACGGTAAGGAGTTTGTGGCCAAGACCATTGTGACCACCGACCTCATCGACAAGATGTGCGAACGCTACGGGGTTAACTGCTACAACACTCTGACTGGCTTCAAATACATTGCCGAGGTTATTCGTGAACTGGAAGGCAAAGAGCAGTTCATTGGCGGTGGCGAAGAAAGTTACGGCTACCTCATCGGCGATTTTGTCCGTGACAAAGACGCCATTGCGTCCTGCGCCATCATTGCCGAACTGACTGCCTACGCTAAAGATCAGGGCAAGAGCCTGTTTGACATGCTGATGGCGATGTACCAAGAGAACGGTTTCTACTACGAAGCCCTGGTGTCGATCACGAAAAAAGGAAAAGCCGGTGCCGAAGAAATCCAGCAGATGATGGCCGACTTCCGGGCTAATCCACCAAAATCAATTGCCGGTTCGGCTGTCGTTCGGGTAGACGATTATAAAGCGCTAACTCGTCTTGACCCTAAAAGTGGTCAATCTGCGGCAATTGAAGCGGGTAAAATGGGTATCGAATCATCGAACGTATTACAGTTCTTTACCGAAGACGGCACTAAAATATCTGCCCGCCCATCGGGAACGGAGCCTAAAATCAAGTTTTACGTTAGTGTGGTAGAGCCGCTCGAAAGCAAAGAAGCCTTTGATGATACTTACGCGCAATTGAAAGCCAAAGTGCAGAAAGTAATCGATGATTTGCAACTGAGTTAG
- a CDS encoding TonB-dependent receptor, translating into MKRLLLTVLFLTLLGQLAGAQILYTLSGTVRDSASQQPIVRAAVVLDYEKSTTGTYTDADGNFSIKTRIGQHILVVRQLGFVPFRTTLYVRGNTTFDVRLPSVASQLEEVVVTSKGYDRNVRQPLLGVSQINISTLKKMPAALGEVDILRSLQMLPGVSSVGEAANGVNIRGGTTDQNLILLDDTPIFNPTHMFGLFSVFPPDAVSGLDLYKGNVPARYGGRAASVLDISLRNPDLNKFQMSGGVSLVANRLTVETPIVKGKLALLVSGRGAFNDFLLRAVSPRFDNIRAKFGDGTAKLFWRVNDRNTVTAMGYYSQDLFQTNLLGSLANVNAVNTQYAQQTANGMVRWFHAFNDRVNLQTTALVAQYIPRILSTEDSTDNKVILKQSLLQRQIKSNLNYQLENQKIEIGISGTHYRLNPGELIPGNSLAVNYQKTPIENAMEFAIHAEDEISLSDKLAVSAGLRYSHFLNLGPSVVRTYANGEVPDATTVVDSTVFGAGQVSKQYGGLEPRLGLRYALTPNSSIKLGYNLMRQYLQVITNTTTPLPTSRWKTSDAHIQPQVSQLWSAGYFQNSKNNIFEMSAEVYWRSTQHILDYKPGADFLLQQYPETQLLPGKSKAYGLEVMVSKKKGELTGWVNYTYARTLNQVNQGVDFQQQINGGNWYSANYDRPHSLNMSLNINQGRHHSFSFNFAYSTGRPYTAPEGFIRYQGRTYPYYNERNQYRLPDYHRLDFAWNIYNPSLKNRRWQGHWTFTVYNLYGRRNVYSIFYRTEGQATNPYRLSIFGAPIPSLTYNFEFK; encoded by the coding sequence ATGAAACGACTTTTACTGACTGTCCTGTTCCTGACGCTGCTCGGTCAATTAGCTGGTGCCCAAATCCTCTACACCCTCTCGGGCACAGTGCGGGATTCGGCCAGCCAGCAACCCATTGTGCGGGCCGCCGTGGTGCTCGATTACGAAAAATCGACGACCGGCACCTACACCGATGCCGACGGTAATTTCTCGATCAAGACCCGTATCGGGCAACATATTCTGGTGGTCAGGCAGTTGGGCTTTGTGCCCTTTCGGACAACCCTCTATGTGCGGGGTAACACAACGTTCGATGTTCGTTTGCCCTCGGTGGCCAGCCAGTTGGAAGAGGTCGTCGTGACTAGTAAAGGCTACGACCGCAACGTGCGCCAACCTCTTCTGGGCGTGAGCCAGATTAATATTTCTACCCTTAAAAAGATGCCCGCAGCCCTGGGTGAGGTCGACATTTTGCGAAGTCTGCAAATGTTGCCCGGTGTGAGCAGTGTAGGCGAAGCCGCCAACGGGGTCAACATTCGGGGCGGCACGACGGACCAGAACCTGATTCTGCTGGATGATACGCCTATTTTCAACCCCACGCACATGTTCGGGCTGTTTTCGGTGTTTCCGCCCGATGCGGTGAGTGGGCTGGATTTATATAAGGGGAACGTACCGGCTCGTTACGGCGGACGGGCGGCCTCGGTGCTGGACATCAGCCTGCGAAATCCTGATCTCAACAAATTCCAGATGAGTGGCGGGGTCAGCCTGGTGGCGAACCGGCTCACGGTCGAAACGCCCATTGTGAAAGGTAAACTGGCCTTGTTGGTGTCGGGCAGGGGGGCGTTCAATGATTTTCTGCTCCGGGCGGTGTCGCCCCGCTTTGACAATATCCGGGCCAAGTTTGGCGATGGTACTGCGAAGCTGTTCTGGCGGGTAAATGACAGGAATACCGTAACGGCGATGGGCTATTACAGTCAGGATCTGTTTCAGACGAATTTGCTGGGAAGCCTCGCCAATGTCAATGCCGTAAATACCCAATACGCTCAGCAAACGGCCAACGGTATGGTGCGCTGGTTTCATGCGTTCAATGATCGGGTGAACCTGCAAACAACGGCGTTGGTGGCGCAGTATATTCCCCGAATTCTGTCGACCGAAGACAGTACCGATAATAAAGTTATCCTGAAACAATCGCTCTTGCAACGGCAGATCAAGTCGAACCTGAACTACCAGTTAGAAAATCAGAAGATCGAAATTGGTATCAGCGGGACGCATTACCGATTGAACCCCGGCGAGTTAATACCCGGTAACTCGCTGGCGGTCAATTACCAGAAAACACCCATCGAAAATGCGATGGAATTTGCCATCCATGCCGAAGATGAGATCAGCCTGTCGGACAAACTGGCGGTATCGGCGGGGTTACGCTACTCGCATTTTTTAAATCTGGGGCCATCGGTGGTGCGAACGTATGCGAACGGCGAAGTCCCCGACGCGACGACTGTTGTGGATTCTACGGTGTTCGGAGCCGGGCAGGTGAGCAAGCAGTACGGCGGACTCGAACCCCGGCTGGGACTGCGTTATGCGCTTACGCCTAATTCGTCTATCAAGCTGGGCTACAACCTGATGCGGCAGTATTTGCAGGTAATCACCAACACAACCACACCCTTGCCAACTTCACGCTGGAAAACGTCGGATGCCCACATTCAACCACAAGTGAGCCAGTTATGGTCGGCGGGGTATTTTCAGAATTCGAAAAATAACATTTTCGAGATGTCGGCGGAAGTATACTGGCGCAGCACGCAGCATATTCTGGACTATAAGCCGGGCGCTGATTTCCTGTTGCAGCAATACCCCGAAACCCAACTGCTGCCGGGCAAAAGCAAAGCGTATGGGCTGGAGGTGATGGTGTCCAAGAAAAAAGGCGAGCTAACGGGCTGGGTCAATTACACTTACGCCCGAACGCTGAATCAGGTGAATCAGGGCGTCGATTTTCAGCAGCAGATTAACGGCGGCAACTGGTATAGTGCCAACTACGACCGGCCGCACAGCTTGAACATGAGCCTGAACATTAACCAGGGGCGCCATCATAGCTTTTCGTTTAATTTTGCCTACAGCACGGGCCGGCCTTACACGGCACCGGAAGGCTTTATTCGCTATCAGGGGCGGACGTATCCATACTACAACGAGCGCAACCAATACCGGTTGCCTGACTATCACCGCCTGGATTTTGCCTGGAACATCTACAATCCGAGCTTGAAAAATCGGCGCTGGCAGGGGCACTGGACCTTCACGGTCTATAATCTGTATGGCCGCAGGAACGTGTATTCGATCTTTTACCGCACCGAAGGGCAAGCCACAAACCCCTACCGACTCAGCATTTTTGGCGCACCGATACCGAGTTTGACTTACAATTTCGAGTTCAAATAA